A window from Musa acuminata AAA Group cultivar baxijiao chromosome BXJ3-10, Cavendish_Baxijiao_AAA, whole genome shotgun sequence encodes these proteins:
- the LOC135651236 gene encoding protein NODULATION SIGNALING PATHWAY 1-like, which yields MTFEGGPDPNLSPNRHHHHHVLDWLEDSVSFLSSFLDDSYAGNTADQITNYEWWTQEEDQANMIHNPLVSTLATSNNSPLLPQAEFSKKRKLSTNPTTPNKNPTHQNRQRIAIEGDGGFEEEGEANKKPAATGRKGHGKGNAGSSSNGVSKEVRWAEQLLNPCAAAIEAANISRVRHLFCVLRELQSFSGDANHRLAAHGLRALSNHTSAAGIAIPDRGGTSAATFATTEPKLFRSAIIKFHEVSPWFAFPSALANASIFQTMTLDPSRHARSLHVVDIGVSHGVQWPTLLDALARNPGGAPKLVRLAVAGGAAPPGPFSVAPPGYDFQSHLLRYARSIDLNLRIDHTEDLGAGSVALTVGETLVVCVQFRAGHGSADDRTAFLRSIRELEPDLVVLSEIDGGGGGEVGFPAGFARNAELLWRFLDSTSAAFKGRESAERRVLEGEAARFLETTAEAAAAEGRDLWRERMAAVGFREEAFGEEALDAGRALLRKYDGNWEMRAAPAEAAVGLRWKGHPVSFCSLWKPHRRN from the coding sequence ATGACCTTCGAGGGAGGACCAGACCCAAACCTCTCACCCAatcgccaccaccaccatcatgttCTGGACTGGTTGGAGGATTCTGTGTCCTTCCTCTCCTCCTTCCTCGATGATTCGTACGCTGGAAACACTGCCGATCAAATCACCAACTATGAATGGTGGACTCAAGAAGAGGACCAGGCCAACATGATACACAATCCTTTGGTCTCCACTCTCGCCACGTCTAATAACTCTCCATTACTTCCTCAAGCTGAATTCTCCAAGAAGAGGAAATTATCGACGAACCCAACCACTCCGAACAAGAACCCAACACACCAAAACCGTCAGAGGATTGCCATCGAAGGTGATGGAGGATTTGAGGAGGAAGGTGAAGCAAACAAGAAGCCAGCGGCGACAGGGAGGAAGGGCCATGGAAAAGGGAACGCGGGAAGCTCAAGCAATGGCGTGAGCAAGGAAGTGAGATGGGCTGAGCAATTGCTGAATCCATGCGCTGCCGCCATCGAAGCAGCAAACATCTCGAGGGTCCGACACTTGTTTTGCGTCCTCCGAGAGCTCCAATCATTCTCCGGCGATGCCAATCACCGGCTCGCGGCCCACGGCCTGCGCGCCCTCTCCAACCATACCTCCGCTGCAGGGATCGCCATCCCCGACCGCGGTGGCACCTCCGCCGCCACCTTCGCCACGACGGAACCGAAGCTCTTCCGATCAGCGATTATCAAGTTCCACGAGGTCAGCCCCTGGTTCGCGTTCCCCAGCGCTCTCGCCAACGCGTCCATCTTCCAAACCATGACACTCGACCCCAGCCGCCACGCTAGGTCTCTCCACGTGGTCGACATCGGGGTTTCCCACGGCGTCCAGTGGCCAACGCTCCTCGACGCGCTGGCTCGCAACCCCGGCGGCGCGCCGAAACTCGTCCGCCTCGCTGTCGCCGGCGGGGCGGCGCCTCCCGGACCATTCTCCGTGGCGCCGCCAGGGTACGACTTCCAGTCCCACCTCCTCCGCTACGCCAGGTCGATCGATCTCAACCTACGGATCGACCACACCGAAGATCTCGGCGCGGGGTCCGTGGCTCTCACCGTCGGCGAGACCCTAGTCGTCTGCGTCCAATTCCGGGCGGGCCATGGCAGCGCCGACGATCGCACAGCGTTCCTCCGATCGATACGGGAATTAGAACCCGACCTCGTGGTCCTGAGCGAgatcgacggcggcggcggcggcgaagtAGGGTTCCCGGCTGGGTTCGCGAGGAACGCAGAGCTGCTGTGGAGGTTCCTTGACTCGACGAGCGCGGCGTTCAAGGGGAGGGAGAGCGCTGAGAGGCGGGTGTTGGAGGGGGAGGCAGCGAGGTTTCTGGAGACGACGGCTGAGGCGGCGGCGGCCGAAGGGCGAGATCTGTGGCGGGAGAGGATGGCTGCGGTGGGGTTCCGAGAGGAGGCATTCGGGGAGGAGGCGCTAGATGCCGGGAGGGCTCTCCTGCGGAAGTACGACGGGAACTGGGAGATGAGGGCGGCgccggcggaggcggcggtgggGCTGCGGTGGAAGGGGCACCCGGTGTCCTTCTGTTCCCTGTGGAAGCCTCACAGGAGAAACTAA
- the LOC135651239 gene encoding uncharacterized protein LOC135651239 has protein sequence MVCDMKLRSSSSLPNLLLSSLNLLLLVLASASFAPVFLLRTSPTSSGWALFTVSSTTVLSSLLGFFSQLTRLCFVTHVSFILASSVGQSLSFLALFLRPEPSLRLLGSDRSRKEQRVLMKVEEALLLGMFLVQSLALVSACAVQRWWLRQYEEVEAEREASARKRSRRMARVHEEAIANAEAVARELEEKTRRSKEGRWAKNDFEG, from the coding sequence ATGGTCTGTGACATGAAGCTTAGGAGCTCCTCCTCGCTCCCgaacctcctcctctcctccctgaacctcctcctcctcgtcctcgccTCCGCGTCCTTCGCTCCCGTCTTCCTGCTCAGGACTTCCCCAACCTCCTCCGGCTGGGCCCTCTTCACGGTCTCCTCCACCACCGTCCTCTCCTCCCTGCTGGGCTTCTTCTCCCAGCTGACCCGCCTCTGCTTCGTCACCCACGTCTCCTTCATCCTCGCTTCCTCTGTCGGTCAGTCGCTCAGCTTCCTCGCCCTTTTCCTCCGGCCCGAGCCCAGCCTGCGGCTGTTGGGCTCAGACAGGAGCAGGAAGGAGCAGAGGGTACTGATGAAGGTGGAGGAGGCTCTGCTGCTTGGGATGTTCCTGGTGCAGTCGCTGGCGCTAGTCTCGGCCTGCGCggtgcagcggtggtggctgcggcAGTACGAGGAGGTGGAGGCCGAGAGGGAGGCGTCGGCAAGGAAGAGGAGCCGGAGGATGGCTCGCGTGCACGAGGAGGCCATCGCCAACGCGGAGGCCGTGGCGAGGGAGTTGGAGGAGAAGACGAGGAGGAGCAAGGAAGGGCGGTGGGCGAAGAACGACTTCGAGGGATGA